AGCATCCTGCACCACCTAGAGCTTTCAAACCAGGCCCAAGCAGAGCCCCACAAAGAGCACATTGCGGTAATCCAGCCTCAAGGTTACCAATGCATAGACTACAGTGGTCCTTTACCTGCACTCTTTCCAGGATGACATTTTCAAACTCCCGATATGCCTCCCAGATGGCAGCTCCTTTTGTCATGTGAAGGCCAACAGCCGTTAGCGCCCTTTCAAATATTGAATGAACTTTATCAATGCCTCCCTCCTGGCCAATGCCTCCAATCGAATACTGGGCATATTCCAGCCATATTTCCGGACCTAGAAAAAAGCACCAGAATGCTGCCCACTCAGGTCTGCAAGCGATTCATTCCAAAAGTGTAGCTTTAAGATATTTTAACTGTGATTGGTTTTAATTGGGCTCTACCTGCTCTTTTTCATTCTTGActtctgtactgtattttttgctGTTGAATATATGTGCAAGCCACCCTAATAAATTTTATGTGAAGAGTGTGGAAACAATTCTTTTAAAGATGAATTTATAGATTTCACTGCtcaagcataaaggtaaaggtaaagggacccctgaccattaggtcgcagaccactctggggttgcggtgctcatctcactttactggcagagggagccggcgtacagcctccgggtcatgtgaccaactatttatctacttgcactttgacgtgctttcgaactgctaggttggcaggagcagggaacgagcaacgggagctcaccccatcacagggatttgaaccgccgaccttctgatcggcaagccctaggctccgtggtttaacccacagcgccacccgcgtcccatcaagCATAAACATGAATAACAGCAAATCAACAGTCAACATTTGTACTCATTTGTAAGGGAGTCTTGGGAAGTTAACTAGAGATCAGGAACccctagccctccagatgttgcaggacaccaaactcccatgagccccaggtagcatggccaatggacagggatgatgggggctgcagttcaacagcatctggaggactacaggttccccatcctgggtTGAAATTATCTCTGTATTGGGGGAGCAAAGGCAGAAGACAAACCAGCCTCAATGGACCTCACTTTTGCCTATCCCTCAGCTCTTCTCCTAGAGCTACCTGAATTCATTCTCCCCCTGAATTCATTTTCAACATGGTACAGAACAGAAAAAACAGCAAATATATGAAACCCAGAACTGCAGTTTAGGTGGCTTGTTTAGACTGTTTTGGCTTAGGAACATGTCAATGTTTTATAGGGTTAGGTATTTTTAAGGTGAAAACTTACAGATGTAGTCTTTCACAGCTCTCTCAAAGAGATCATAGAGCTTCTCTCTCCCCGAGTTTTCTGAAGCCATCCGAATCTCATCCTTCAGCCAGTCTAGCCAGATTTCTGCAGTATACAGGATAAGTACATCCATATCAACAGAACACGAGCACAACAGTGTTTTCCCCACTTGTGCTTCCCAGCAACAGGTAAACAAAGGCATACAGCACATAACCATTacgactatagaatcatagaatcatagagttggaagagaccacgagggccatccagtccaaccccctgccaagcaggaaacacaatcataGCATtcgtgacagatggctgtcaagcctctgcttaaagaactccaaagaaggagactccaccacactccttggcagcaaattccactatcgaacagctcttactgtcaggaagttcttcctaatatttaggtggaatcttctttcttgtagtttgaatccattgctcgtgtccgcttctctggaacagcagaaaacaacctttctccctgctctatatggcatcctttaatatatttgaacgtggctatcatatcaccccttaaccttcacttctccaagctaaacatacacagctccctaagcggttcctcataaggcatcgtttccaggcctttgaccattttggttgccctcttctggacacgttccagcttgtcagtatccttcttgaactgtggtgcccagaactggacacagtactccaggtgaggtctgaccagagcagaatacagtggtactattacttcccttgatctagatgctatacagtactcctattgatgcagccaagaatcacattggcttttttagctgctgcatcacactgttgactcatgttaagtttgtggtctaccaagattcctagatccttttcacatgtactgctcccaagccaggtgtctcccatcctgcatttgtgcctttcattttttttgcccaagtgtagtaccttacatttctccttcttcaaattcctcttgtttgcttttgcccagttgtctaatctgttaaggtcattttgaagtgtgatcctgtcctctggggtattagtcacccctcccaatttggtgtcatgtgcaaacttgctcaggatgcccgcaagcccatcatctaagtcattgataaagatgttgaataagactgggcccaagacagaaccctgtgggaccccactagtcactactctccaggatgaggagccattgatgagcaccctttgggttcagtcagccagccagttacaaatccactgaatgttagcattgtctagcccgcattttaccagcctctttacaataatatcatggggcaccttgtcaaaggccttgctgaaataaagataggctacatccacagcattcccttcatctatcagacttgtaattctgtcaaaaaatgagatcagattagtctgacatgacttatttttcagaaacccatgctgacttttagtgatgacagtgtttctttctaggtgctcacagaccatttgcttaatgatctgctctagaatctttcctggtattgatgtcaggctgactgggcggtaattgtttgggtcctctcttttcccctttttgaaaatacggataacatttgccctcctccagtcttctgggacttcgcctgttctccaggaattctcaaagataactgccagtggttctgaaatcacctctgccatttcttttaatactcttggatgtagttcatctggccctggagatttgaatacatctaaactagccaagtattcttgtactacctccttacttattctgggctgtgtttcccctgctgaatcatctgctccatattcttcaggtcgggaattgttttctttttttgagaagactgaggcaaagaaggcattgaggagttctgccctttctctgtcccctgttcgcatttcaccatcttctcctctaaatgaccccactgtttccttgttcttccttttgctacggacatacccataaaagccctttttgttgcattTAACCTCTCTGAGTTCACTCTGTGCTTTagtttttctgactttgtctctacacgtgctggctatatgtttgaattcctctttggtaatttccccccttttccattttttatacatatccattttaaatcttaactcagttaaaagttctttagatagccacctggcttctttaggcaccttccatgtttccgtctcataggtattgcctgaagttgtgcttttaatatctcccttttaacaaactcccaaccatcatgaactcccttcccttttagtatttctgtccatgggatctcacccagtgtttccctaagttttctgaagtcggctttcttaaagtctaggatttgagtcttagtatgcttggttgctcctttccgctgaacaataaactccagaagagcatgatcgctcccacctaatgatcctgccacttctaccccactaaccaggtcatcactattggttagaaccagatctaaaatggctgatcctcttgttgcttctcctactttctggacaatgaaattgtctgcaaggccagtgaggaatctgttcgaccttatgctcttggctgagtttggcatccaacaaatatcaggatagttgaaatcccccattactactatctcacttccttttgaatggttggccatctgttccaggaaggcatcatctgtgtcctcagtttggcttgaggggtctatagtaaactcccacaatgagatcactgttatttttctctcccttaattctgacccagatactctcaatatggctttgaagttttaaatcctggatctcttcacaggtatacacatctctGATATATaatgccactcctcctcctttcctgtttggtctgttTCTCATAAATAGATTGCAttcctctattactacattccaatcatgagactcatcccaccaggtttcagtgatacctattatgtcgtatttaatttgctgtaccaagagctcaagttcatcttatttcccatgctctgtgcattagtatacagacaatGGAGACCATTGATCACCCCCCCCAGcctctttttaaaggattttttccTCCTACCACTAGGtttgcgtgctgtttgctccatttggtccctgACATTTGGATGATGATCTTCAGCACTTCATAGATTCccaccttcaggaccactgtctccctcccccacataagtcagtttaaagccctcctgatgaggtttttgagattcttggcaaaaacattcctcccaacccttgtgaggtgcagcccttgccagaagtccatcttcaagaaactacAGACCAAGGATCCAAACTGTTCCtgcttgcaccatttgcgaagccagttgttcacttcccctattttaccCTCTCTCCCTGGACCAaatcgttcaactgggaggacagatgagatgaaaatttgtgcatttaattgcttcaacttcctgcccagagcctcataatcacttttgaccttctggaggctatggctagcagtgtcattggttcccacatggaccaaaaggaaggggtatttctCAGTGGGTTCTATGATCCCTTGCAGCTGTTCAGTATCATTTGATAGGCTAGTATCCTTTGATAGGCAATccataattcccttttaaagccagcACCACACTGTGTAGAGGAGCCAGTGcagagtagtggttagagtgctgaaccAGAAccagggagaccagagttcaaatccctgctcagccatgaagctcactttgtGACTTTTGTGCCAGTCACtgtctgtcagcctaacctacttcacagagttgttgtgatgataaaatggagagggagagatgtgTGCAATTCCCCCTTCAGCTCTCTGGAGAaaatatgggatataaatgtaataataaataaaataaataccataAGGTTATGGCAAATCAAGCTATAAAGACAGCTTACCTTCTGTAAGGGGAAATAGTTCACTCATCTTCTGACGGGCTCTTCGGAGTTTGACTAATTCTCCTTCCTGGCGCAGCAATTTTATGAGATCCAGATGACAATTGTAATCAAATACATTGATGGATAGCTTAAAGGCaacaaaaacaggtttttttggtAAGCTTTTAGTGGAAGAACAGGCAGCAGTCAAGCCTTGTGGGCTTTTTTTCTTGGGTGTGTTCTTGACTTAACGAGGCACCACAAACAATCATTCTAGGGGGATCTATGCACCCATTCTCCCAGGTCATGCACAAGTCCCTGATATTTCTTCACAGCACACTAAGTTGCAGTTTGCACCAGCTCCAGCACATAGACCAGGAACCTGAAATCTATGCACACCCCTGTCTAGTTATGATGGCTTCCACTACATCTCTGTACATGTCACCCACCCAGGGCTGGCCTCCTTCCCCAAAAAGTCAGGCATGGTTTGCTCAAAAAGTACCTCagggggatctctctctctctttctctctccttagagcaggcatgtcaaacatgcagccctccagatgttttggcctacaactcccatgatccttagctagcaggaccagtggttggggaagatgggaattgtagtccaaaacatctggagggccgcaagtttgacatgcctgccttagaggcacAGGGGATCTGCCTATATTGGAGGGCAGTAGTAGAGCACCAGATTTGCatatagaacaggggtcggcaacctttttcagcagtgggccggcccaccgtccctcagaccaagtggtgggctggactatattgggggggggggaatgaacgaattcctatgccccacaaataacccagagatgcattttaaataaaaggacacattctactcatgcaaaaacaccagacaagccccacaattaacccagaagtgcattttaaataaaaggagacattctgaAAAaaagggtttctgaaaaataagtcatgtcagactaatctgatctcattttttgacagaattacaagcctggtagatgaagggaacgctgtggatgtagcctatcttgatttcagcaaggcctttgacaaggtgccccatgatattcttgtaaagaagctggtaaaatgcgggctagacaatgctaacattcagtggatttgtaactggcttactgaccgaacccaaagggtgctcatcagtggctcctcctcatcctggagagtagtgactagcggggtgccacagggttctgtcttgggcccagtcttattcaacatctttatcaatgacttagatgatgggcttgagtgcatcctgagcaagtttgcagacgacaccaaatgggaggggtggctaatagaatcatagaatcatagagttggaagagaccacgagggccatccagtccaaccccctgccaagcaggaaacaccatcaaagcattcttgacatatggctgtcaagcctttgcttaaagacctccaaagaaggagactccaccacactccttggtagcaaattccactgccgaacagtggaataccccagaggacaggatcacacttcaaaatgaccttaacagattagacaactgggccaaagcaaacaagatgaattttaacaaggagaaatgtaaggtactacacttgggcaaaaaaaatgaaaggcacaaatacaggatgggtgacacctggcttgagagcagtacatgtgaaaaggatttaggagtcttggtagaccacaaacttaacatgagtcagcagtgtgatgcagcagctaaaaaagccaatgcaattctgggctgcatcaataggagtatagcatctagatcaaggaaagtaatagtaccactgtattctgctctggtcagacctcacctggagtactgtgtccagttctgggcaccacagttcaaggaggatactgacaagctggaacgtgtccagaagagggcaaccaaaatggtcaaaggcctggaaactatgccttatgaggaacggcttagggagctgggtatgtttagcctggagaagagaaggttaaggggtgatatgatagccatgttcaaatatatgaaaggatgtcatatggaggagggagaaagattgttttctgctgctccagagaagcggacacggagcaatggattcaagctacaagaaagaagattccacctaaacattaggaagaacttcctgacagtaagagctgttcggcactggaatttgctaccaaggagtgtggtggagtctccttctttgaaggtctttaagcagaggcttgacaggcatatgtcaagactgctttgatggtgtttcctgcttggcagggggttggactggatggcccttgtggtctcttccaactctatgattctatgattctactcatgtaaaaacatgctgattcccggaccgtccgcaggccagattgagaaggcgattgggccacattcggcccacgggtcttaggttgcctacccctgatgtagaaggtcccaggcacAACCCCTGctttctccaggcagggctgagaaagacttctTGCTCATTTTAAACTGAGTTAATTGGGCCAatgggagccagtgtggcatagtggttaagagctagGGAGATCAGGGCTTCAGCCACTCACtcgcagcctaacctacctcatctCCCCACTGCCCCTGTGAACTGACCTGGAGCCAGCAaacatcacctgaggcccttcttcgagTGCCCCCTCCacgagaggcctggagggtggcaacacgcgaatgggccttttctgcggtggctccccgcttgtggaacgctctctccagggaggctcgcctggcaccttcgttgCGTATCTTTAGATGctgagcaaaaacattcctcctctCCTAGGCCTTTAATTAAATCAATTAATCTATGGGTGGGGGGACGTCTGCTTGTTATTGTTACatatctttgtgtttctatgaaGCGAACCgctctgtgatcctcggatgaagggtggcataaaaatgaatggaagttATAACAATGAAAaatgaggaagggaaaggtgtgatataaaggCAGCAATATAACGAACTAAACGATCAGACTCggcatcaggcagcttcctaggtagACTTGGTGCTGCCAGCTGCACCCCTGAGAGCGCCAcagcccccccggggggggggcatcctccCAAACCACACggcgaggggaggggagaatgttcAGGCTCAtaccagacactcacacaggaagagagagaccCCCGTGTCCATAAACCAAAAGCGACCCCTCGCCCTCCCTCGAGAGTCCTCGCCCCCAGGGCCCCGGCTTCGCTTCGGAAGGGGGAATCCGCTCCCGGCGCCGCAGGGCGGGGGCATGGCCTTCTCCGCCGCAGCCCGGCGCAGCCCTCACCTGCTCTTCTAGGCGCTGGATCTCGGCCTCGTTCTCCTTCTCCGCGTCCTCATCCTCGCCTTCCACGGAGGACTCCTCGGACTCGgactccccatcctcctcttcttcttcgccGTCGCCTTCATCTTCCGAGGCCCGCGCCTCCCGCATCTCTTCCTCAGTGGCTCTGCCAACGGCCGCCATTTTGTTCAGCCGCCGCCGCGCGCCCGCGCTTCTCTCCCACTCAAGGAAAGGCCCTCTCCCGCCAGCCTTTTCGCCCGCCGCACTTCTGGGCTGCCACCACTACCGCCTGACTGAAAAATAGAGGCAGCTGCTGCTCCCAAGGCGTCTGGTACAAACAAAGCGGGAGGTGTCGGACGCGCAGAGCTCTTAAGAAGGCCTGCTGGACAGGAAGCGTCTCCGGCCGGTGAAGGGCATCGAGATTTGGTTCTTTTCGAACGGGCATAAATGTCGGGCTTTCCCAAAATCACGGCGCGCCGCAGGCGCCTCAAGGAAGATCGGAAGGACTCTCTCCGTCGCTTAGGAAAAGGCAGGCCGGGGCCGCCATGTTGAGTGGGTCAGTTCGGCGCCGCTCTGGTTCCATTGGTTTGAAAGGAGCTTGCGCATGAGAACTTCCTGGTTGGTTGTTTCTCGTGTGTTTGGGGTGGTTGTGTTTGTGTATGACACTGATATCGCGCCTTTTCCgtaaggagctgaaggtggcgtACGAGGTAGGCCAGGGCCGGGAGACAGTAAGTGGCCTCCGAGGGAGCTTCGTCGCTGAGTGGAGAATCtgaagttgctttgctttacttTTGTAACTTTGCAAAATAGGTCAACCCATTTGCAAAAGCAGTGACGCTTGGTGGAGGCATCTGTTCTTAAAGCAGCATTGAATTTGCTCCAGAGCCCCTGGTTGGGTGATAGTGGCACCTACCCAAGAGCCACGCATAAAAGGTTGGTCCTCTCCATAGTCATGTCAGGCcataaataaaagtatttctaCGCATACGGACACCTGCTtcaaataataaatcatttatttACTCCCATTATTTGCAcgctccccaataaaatatgcaataaataaatatgtaaaaatatatataaaactttaAATTCAAAGCATATGCCAACACTGATGGCATTCTCTCATGACTACTTGGGAATTCTTTAAGAGTTTTTTTTTGGGAGGTGGGTGGGTTGTTACAGTTATTGACTAATCTATTGTATTTCATTTCAGATGTTCAGAGTACTGTAATGCTtgattgtgtgttttttgttatatttattttatgaatACAGTTACGTTGGAATTGtgctttttcatgttgtaagccgcatCGAGCATGGTTTGAACCCTGGAAAGATGGAATTCAAATAAAATTATGcttctatgtatgtatgtacggtATGTATGTAATGTCTAAAGGTagaaaaggtaaatgacccctgacacttaaatccagtcgcagacgactctggggttgcggcgctcatctcgctttatataatgtctactcagaagtaaatcaaaCTGAATTCAGCAGGATTCGCGCCCAAGTGGAATTAGGACTGCAGACAAAGCAACAAATCAAAACTTGCAATAACAATAACGATAATAAGACAAATAACAATAATGACATCCAGGCAGTAAAAGGTTAATTCCCTCCCCGGGCGGGGTAAGTTTATTCCTTCCGGAGGGCGTGGCTAATGACGCCCGTTTCGTTTTGCCCTCAGCCGGCGCTGCGGCGTTACCTGGCGCTGCAAGCGTGGCGTCACAATCTCGCGCCGTCCTTTTATCCTGCGTCGTAGTCCTCCTTCCCTAGCAGACAAGATGGCGGCGCTGAGGGCGAGCGTTGCgcagcgggcggcggcggcggttctCCTGAGGACTGGGCCGGGCCAGGCTCCCCTCGCCGCGGGGTACCACGAGAAAGTAGGGAACGGGGGCTCGGTCACTGAAGGGGGGCTTTGAGGGTCACAGGAGAAAGGCGGGCGAGGGGGGAGGACCCAGCAGAACGGGTTTTCGGTGGGGGAGTCCCCTCAGACGGTGGCGGACCCTCCTTCCCTGGACGGTTGTAAGAAGCAGAGGCCAGgcggccacctgtcagggattcctcACCTGTCACTCCTGCATCGCAGGAGGACGGACTCGAGGACCCTTGGAggcccccttccagctctgcagcttCGTGATTCTATAAGGCAGTGGCTGTCGTTCTAAATGGGTAGCTGGATTATgggggatataataataataataataataataataataataataataataataataataataagtagtttGGGGGAAACCTGGGGATTGTGGCTTGGAGAGGGGATGTGATAAGGATTTGGGGGACTAAGGTAGAATTGGAGATCTTTGTAAACCTGGGGCTGATACCACAAGGGTGGCTAGAAATTGAGTGGAACACCAGAAAGAGAGTGAGAAGGGAAGCCtgcacagatttggggagggggcagttttGTGGGCTTCAAACAGAATAGAGGCCTGGGAGGGGttaagtagtagtaataatagagacacttcatttaaaaattttttaaaaaattaacagagGGAGGCATGGGGAAAGGCCTCGCAGTGGGGCAGGGGCTGCATTGTGGGTATATAGAGAAGTTGGTGGCTAAGGTTGCCCCTTTTTACCctcatcccttttcctttttgtatcATGGCTTCTAGATTGTtagcctgcaggcagggactgcCTTGCTCTTGTGTACAGTGCTTAGTGAAATCCATGTGCTCTGGGAATGATTAATGGTAATGATAGGCTGCGGGAGTTGGCGTGATTcatggagggaaggaggaaggacgCAGTAGAAGGAACAGGGCTAACATAGTCAGCTGGCATATGAAGGCACAGAAGGAGAGGCAGGGAACGGCCCACAGTGGTGGGGGTTTGCAGGCAGCTGGATACTGTGCACTGGTATATTCCCTGCTTGGTTCTAATGGCCATGCTGCTTATTTCTCCTGCCCATAATGTGGAGGAGCACTTTGACTACAGGGCTGTGTACACAGGGCATTGCAGTCACTCTCCCTCCCCTTGACAGATATTTTATGAGGCTGGGATAAGTTTTAGTCATTTCTTGGGGATCTCTTTAAGTTGTGCTGGGCTGAGTGGCAGAAATCATACAATTGGAAGGATCCCTGTAGGCTGCCTTGTCCAGACACCTGTGTGATGATGCAGAAAATCCAAAGATAGACCACCCCTGATGTCTAGGGCTCAGTCAAGAAATGTCTCCAGTAGGTGGCAGTCAGAGATTTTGCGACTCCATTACAGTAAATGATACGTGAATAGCcctaatcatagaattgcagagttggaagggtccaggATGATTATCTTGTTCAAGGATTCACCTTTGTCCCCTGAAGATGCATATCAAACCTTTGTTTTGAATTCCAGGTTGTTGATCACTATGAGAACCCACGAAATGTTGGTTCCCTGGATAAGAATGCAAAGAATGTTGGGACTGGCCTTGTGGGAGCACCAGCCTGTGGTGATGTCATGAAGCTGCAAGTAAGTTAGTACTGCCTTGAGGCACCAAAGGCTGTGATACAATAAAACCTCTTCTAATCTGTCACCCTCTATTCTCTGTGTAATCGTGAGCAAGAGAAGTGTATTTTTCGTTTCAATGCAATGCTTAGTCACTCTCATGTAAATGTCCTCAGGTTGAAGTAGATGAAAATGGAAAGATAACAGATGCCAGGTTCAAGACGTTTGGCTGCGGGTCAGCAATCGCTTCGAGTTCCTTGGCTACTGAATGGGTGAAGGGCAAGACGGTAAGTCTGATGCCTGTCGATATATACCTTGGCCTTGTTTTGGAAAAAAACCTTTCATGCTGCATTAccaacgtgggtggcgctgtgggttaaaccacagaacctagggcttgctgatcagaaggtcagtggttcgaatccccacgacggggtgagctcccattgttcagtccctgctcctgccaatctagcagttcaaaagcacgtcagagtgcaagtagttaatggtaccgctccggcaggaaggtaaacggtgtttccgtgtgctgctctggttcgccagaagcggcttagtcatgctggccacatgacctggaaactgtacgccggctccctcggccaataaagcaagatgagtgccgcaaccccagagtcggtcatgactggacctaatggtcaggggtccctttacctttaccatctctTAGGCTGCTTGAAGAAAGTCGTTTCCAGTCCAGGGAGGGTAGATTTTGCATGCATCATCATAAGAGTCTAATAATGTGGAAGTCAATTGTGGGTTACATCAGTGGagtcctgcagctggatcagaccaaaagtccatttagtccagcatcctgttctcagtgatCAGCCAgatcaggcaaccccaaactacggccctccagatgttttggcctacaactcccatgatccctagctaacaggaccagtggttagggatgatgggaattgtagtccaaaacatctggagggccgaagtttggggatgcctgagccagATGATTCTGTGAAGCCTGCAGACAGCAGCACCTTTCCTACCAGTTCCCAGCAGCTGaatttcagaggcatactgcctccggcAGAGGGATAGTAAGCTGGCAATAGAAAATGAAATTGTGTCTATGGAGCAGAGTTAGCAGCAGTTGCTATGGAAAAGCTGTAGCTTACACACCTGTTTTATGTTCAGAAAGTATTAGGTTCAATCCTCAAttcctccaggtaggactgggaagatCCTTTCTCTGAAAGAACCACTGCCAGTTATTGTaaacaatcctgagctagatggacctgaaGTCTGGTAATGCAAGGCAGTATTCCTGTGTGCCTAAGTCCATGGTATGAAATGGGAGGCTAAGCACTA
The window above is part of the Zootoca vivipara chromosome 13, rZooViv1.1, whole genome shotgun sequence genome. Proteins encoded here:
- the ISCU gene encoding iron-sulfur cluster assembly enzyme ISCU isoform X2; amino-acid sequence: MYVCTVVDHYENPRNVGSLDKNAKNVGTGLVGAPACGDVMKLQVEVDENGKITDARFKTFGCGSAIASSSLATEWVKGKTVEEALKIKNTDIAKELCLPPVKLHCSMLAEDAIRAALADYKLKQGPKSSEPGKNASLA
- the ISCU gene encoding iron-sulfur cluster assembly enzyme ISCU isoform X1: MAALRASVAQRAAAAVLLRTGPGQAPLAAGYHEKVVDHYENPRNVGSLDKNAKNVGTGLVGAPACGDVMKLQVEVDENGKITDARFKTFGCGSAIASSSLATEWVKGKTVEEALKIKNTDIAKELCLPPVKLHCSMLAEDAIRAALADYKLKQGPKSSEPGKNASLA